CCATGAAAGTGGCTACACCCTCCGGGAAATTATGGATCGCAATGGCCAGTGCAGTAAACAGGCCCATGCGAACCAATCTGGGATCTCTGCTGTTGCTTCTGTCCATATCCTCAATGCGTTTGATCTCATGAGGATTTTCCTGGGAGGGGATCAGCTTATCGATCAGGGCAATAATCAGGATACCGGCAAAAAAGGCAAGCACGGCATACCAGGCGGCCATTTTTTCGCCAAATCCGGGGATCAGAGCAATTCGTGCTTTCTGGAGGATTTCTACAAAAGATACGTAAACCATCACTCCGGCTGAGAATCCCAGGCTAAGCGATAAAAACCGGGTATTCGTGCTTTTGGTAAAAAATGCCAGGGCACTGCCGATCCCGGTAGATAGGCCGGCAAAAACCGTGAGTCCAAAAGCAAACCAAAAATTGCCTGTCTCCATGTAAAAACAAATTAGCTGGCTTTTCTTCCTTTCTTTGGAGCTTTGGGGATGGGCTCCTGTGAAAAGTGGCGGGGTCGTTTTGCCGTCCATGCAATCATTACCACCCCGGCTAAAATGAAAGGAAGGCTGAGCAGCTGTCCCATATTAAACTGCATTCCGGCCTCGAAAGCAACCTGGTCGTTTTTCACAAATTCAATAAAGAATCGGGCAGAGAAAAGAAGGATCATAAACACTCCAAATATAAAGCCATCACGGACCTTCATATACCTGCGGCGATAGAAAATAAACAGAGCCGTAAATATCAGGATATAACTCAGGGATTCATAGAGCTGGGTGGGGTGACGGGCCACGGTGGGAAGTAATTCGCCGGTATTGGAGTCATAGAGCCTGTCACGGACAAACTCAAAGCCCCAGGGAAGACCGGTCGGAAGACCATAGATCTCCGAATTAAACAGGTTTCCAAGCCGAATGAAGGCTCCCCCCAAAGCAACTACAATCACAATGCGGTCAATAAGCCATAGAAAGGAAAGTTTGTATTTTCGAATGTATAACCAAAGCGAGAGAAGGATCCCTATGGCAGCCCCGTGGCTGGCAAGTCCACCCTTCCAGATTTTAAGGATTTCAACAGGATTCGCCAGGAAATAGTCCGGTTCATAAAAAAAACAGTGACCCAGTCGGGCTCCAATAACCGTTCCTACAGCGATATAGATTAATAATTGATCCATCATTTCTGAGCTGAGCCTTTCGGTGGAAAGGAACCTGGTAAAAACGATGTAGCCGGAAAGGAAGGCTGAAGCAAACATCAATCCGTACCACCGGATGCTGAGTTGACCAATACTGAAAATTTCGGGATCCACATTCCAGGTGATGGCTTCAAAAATCATAATTACGGGCCTTTGAGATTAAGCTACAAATATAATAACATTCCGGGGGTTTCTCCTGAAGCTTATATCTTTGTATGTTTGCACTAAATTGATGAAACGTGTCCGCTAAATACTTTTGGTTTTTGTCTGTTATTCTTGTTTGCTGGAGCTGTGCTCAGCAGGGATCCCCTTCCGGGGGCCCTAAAGATGAGGATCCGCCGGTGGTGCTAAAATGCGAGCCACCCAACTATTCCACAAATTTTAATGCAAAGAGGATCCTCATTACGTTTGATGAATTTATTGTTTTGGACAATGTGAATCAGGAGCTGATCGTTTCCCCGCCCATGGAAGAGAAACCGGAGGTAAAACTGAAGAAGAAGACCTTGATTATAGAGTTTGAAGAGACAGTCAGGACAAATACCACCTATACCTTCAATTTTGGAAACGCGATAAAGGATCTCCATGAAGGAAACAAATTGCAGAATTACGAATACGTATTCTCCACCGGCGATGTACTCGACTCTCTGTCAGTGAGGGGAACCCTTCAATATGCAGAGAGCCTCGAGAAACCCGAAGACCCGGTATCCATTATGCTTTATTCCGATCTCCGGGACTCGGTTCCTCTCATCGATATCCCCCTTTATGTGGGACGCACGAATGACAGTGGTGTTTTTAGCGTGAACAATCTTCGCCCCGATGTATATAAGGTGTTTGCCTTAAAGGACGGGAATAATAATCTGCTTTTTGACCTTCCTTCGGAAGAGATTGCTTTCCTGGACACAAGCCTGATCCTAAATGC
This genomic interval from Bacteroidales bacterium contains the following:
- the lgt gene encoding prolipoprotein diacylglyceryl transferase; protein product: MFEAITWNVDPEIFSIGQLSIRWYGLMFASAFLSGYIVFTRFLSTERLSSEMMDQLLIYIAVGTVIGARLGHCFFYEPDYFLANPVEILKIWKGGLASHGAAIGILLSLWLYIRKYKLSFLWLIDRIVIVVALGGAFIRLGNLFNSEIYGLPTGLPWGFEFVRDRLYDSNTGELLPTVARHPTQLYESLSYILIFTALFIFYRRRYMKVRDGFIFGVFMILLFSARFFIEFVKNDQVAFEAGMQFNMGQLLSLPFILAGVVMIAWTAKRPRHFSQEPIPKAPKKGRKAS
- the zupT gene encoding zinc transporter ZupT; amino-acid sequence: METGNFWFAFGLTVFAGLSTGIGSALAFFTKSTNTRFLSLSLGFSAGVMVYVSFVEILQKARIALIPGFGEKMAAWYAVLAFFAGILIIALIDKLIPSQENPHEIKRIEDMDRSNSRDPRLVRMGLFTALAIAIHNFPEGVATFMAGMSDPSLGIPIAVAVAIHNIPEGIAVSVPISYGTGNKKRGFFLSFLSGLAEPVGALIAWLILMPFLNDHVFGFIFAGVAGIMVFISIDELLPTAREYGLHHHSVYGFLAGMAVMAISLLLFI